The following proteins come from a genomic window of Rissa tridactyla isolate bRisTri1 chromosome 11, bRisTri1.patW.cur.20221130, whole genome shotgun sequence:
- the HNRNPH1 gene encoding heterogeneous nuclear ribonucleoprotein H isoform X4, with amino-acid sequence MDPCHTEETEGEIPGLGFSDRSEQIVSRGVASAFEAATTETETEQSLTPNVMLNTESSEGYVVKVRGLPWSCSTEEVQRFFSDCKILNGALGIRFIYTREGRPSGEAFAELESEEDVKLALKKDRETMGHRYVEVFKSNNVEMDWVLKHTGPNSPDTANDGFVRLRGLPFGCSKEEIVQFFSGLEIVPNGITLPVDFQGRSTGEAFVQFASQEIAEKALKKHKERIGHRYIEIFKSSRAEVRTHYDPPRKLLAMQRPGPYDRPGLTRGYNSLGRGSSLERMRRGAYGGGYGGYDDYNGYNDGYGFGSDRFGREWTLFSAGMSDHRYGDGGSTFQSTTGHCVHMRGLPYRATENDIYNFFSPLNPVRVHIEIGPDGRVTGEADVEFATHEDAVAAMSKDKANMQHRYVELFLNSTAGGSGGAYGSQMMGAMGSQSSYGGPANQQLSGGYGGGYGGQSSMSGYDPGSQGAMNSSYYSSGNRASMGVNGMGGMSNMSNMSGGWGM; translated from the exons ATGGACCCTTGTCACACTGAGGAGACCGAGGGCGAGATCCCCGGCTTGG GCTTCAGTGACCGAAGCGAGCAGATTGTTTCACGTGGGGTAGCGTCAGCATTTGAAGCTG CAACCACAGAAACTGAGACGGAGCAGAGCCTCACCCCCAATGTGATGCTCAACACGGAGAGCAGCGAGGGATACGTGGTCAAAGTCAGGGGGCTGCCTTGGTCCTGCTCCACGGAGGAGGTGCAGAGGTTTTTCTCCG ATTGCAAAATTCTAAATGGGGCTTTGGGTATCCGTTTCATCTACACCAGAGAAGGCAGACCAAGTGGAGAAGCATTTGCTGAACTTGAATCAGAGGAGGATGTGAAATTGGCACTgaaaaaggacagagaaacaaTGGGACACAGATATGTTGAAG TTTTCAAGTCAAACAACGTTGAAATGGATTGGGTTCTGAAGCATACTGGTCCCAACAGCCCTGATACAGCTAATGATGGTTTTGTACGTCTTAGAGGACTCCCATTTGGCTGTAGTAAAGAAGAAATTGTACAGTTTTTTTCAG GGTTGGAAATCGTGCCAAATGGGATAACATTGCCGGTGGACTTCCAGGGGAGGAGTACGGGGGAGGCCTTCGTGCAGTTTGCTTCACAGGAAATAGCTGAAAAGGCTCTaaagaaacacaaggaaagaaTAGGGCACAG GTACATTGAGATCTTCAAGAGTAGCCGAGCGGAAGTGCGCACTCACTACGACCCTCCACGCAAGCTGTTGGCAATGCAGAGACCTGGTCCTTACGACAGACCTGGTCTTACGCGGGGATATAACAGTCTTGGTAGAGGAAGTAGCTTGGAAAGAATGAGACGTGGAGCTTATGGAGGAG GTTATGGAGGTTATGATGACTACAATGGGTATAATGATGGCTATGGTTTTGGTTCTGATAGATTTGGAAGAG AATGGACTCTTTTCTCTGCAGGAATGTCGGACCACAGATACGGCGACGGGGGATCCACCTTCCAGAGCACGACTGGCCACTGCGTCCACATGAGAGGTCTGCCTTACAGAGCTACGGAGAACGACATCTATAAT TTCTTCTCACCTCTGAACCCTGTAAGAGTACACATTGAAATCGGACCAGATGGCAGAGTAACTGGAGAGGCAGACGTTGAATTTGCTACTCATGAGGATGCAGTGGCCGCAATGTCCAAAGACAAAGCAAATATGC aacACAGATATGTAGAACTCTTCTTGAATTCTACAGCAGGAGGAAGTGGTGGTGCCTATGGCAGTCAAATGATGGGAGCAATGG GAAGCCAATCCAGTTACGGTGGTCCAGCTAACCAGCAGCTGAGTGGGGGTTACGGAGGAGGATATGGTGGTCAAAGCAGCATGAGTGGATATG ACCCCGGGAGCCAGGGCGCCATGAACAGCAGTTACTACAGCAGCGGGAACCGCGCGTCCATGGGAGTGAACGGCATGGGCGGCATGTCCAACATGTCCAACATGAGTGGTGGCTGGGGAATGTAA
- the HNRNPH1 gene encoding heterogeneous nuclear ribonucleoprotein H isoform X1, giving the protein MDPCHTEETEGEIPGLGFSDRSEQIVSRGVASAFEAATTETETEQSLTPNVMLNTESSEGYVVKVRGLPWSCSTEEVQRFFSDCKILNGALGIRFIYTREGRPSGEAFAELESEEDVKLALKKDRETMGHRYVEVFKSNNVEMDWVLKHTGPNSPDTANDGFVRLRGLPFGCSKEEIVQFFSGLEIVPNGITLPVDFQGRSTGEAFVQFASQEIAEKALKKHKERIGHRYIEIFKSSRAEVRTHYDPPRKLLAMQRPGPYDRPGLTRGYNSLGRGSSLERMRRGAYGGGYGGYDDYNGYNDGYGFGSDRFGREWTLFSAGMSDHRYGDGGSTFQSTTGHCVHMRGLPYRATENDIYNFFSPLNPVRVHIEIGPDGRVTGEADVEFATHEDAVAAMSKDKANMQHRYVELFLNSTAGGSGGAYGSQMMGAMVKESEGVVQDWNTSTLPGSQSSYGGPANQQLSGGYGGGYGGQSSMSGYDPGSQGAMNSSYYSSGNRASMGVNGMGGMSNMSNMSGGWGM; this is encoded by the exons ATGGACCCTTGTCACACTGAGGAGACCGAGGGCGAGATCCCCGGCTTGG GCTTCAGTGACCGAAGCGAGCAGATTGTTTCACGTGGGGTAGCGTCAGCATTTGAAGCTG CAACCACAGAAACTGAGACGGAGCAGAGCCTCACCCCCAATGTGATGCTCAACACGGAGAGCAGCGAGGGATACGTGGTCAAAGTCAGGGGGCTGCCTTGGTCCTGCTCCACGGAGGAGGTGCAGAGGTTTTTCTCCG ATTGCAAAATTCTAAATGGGGCTTTGGGTATCCGTTTCATCTACACCAGAGAAGGCAGACCAAGTGGAGAAGCATTTGCTGAACTTGAATCAGAGGAGGATGTGAAATTGGCACTgaaaaaggacagagaaacaaTGGGACACAGATATGTTGAAG TTTTCAAGTCAAACAACGTTGAAATGGATTGGGTTCTGAAGCATACTGGTCCCAACAGCCCTGATACAGCTAATGATGGTTTTGTACGTCTTAGAGGACTCCCATTTGGCTGTAGTAAAGAAGAAATTGTACAGTTTTTTTCAG GGTTGGAAATCGTGCCAAATGGGATAACATTGCCGGTGGACTTCCAGGGGAGGAGTACGGGGGAGGCCTTCGTGCAGTTTGCTTCACAGGAAATAGCTGAAAAGGCTCTaaagaaacacaaggaaagaaTAGGGCACAG GTACATTGAGATCTTCAAGAGTAGCCGAGCGGAAGTGCGCACTCACTACGACCCTCCACGCAAGCTGTTGGCAATGCAGAGACCTGGTCCTTACGACAGACCTGGTCTTACGCGGGGATATAACAGTCTTGGTAGAGGAAGTAGCTTGGAAAGAATGAGACGTGGAGCTTATGGAGGAG GTTATGGAGGTTATGATGACTACAATGGGTATAATGATGGCTATGGTTTTGGTTCTGATAGATTTGGAAGAG AATGGACTCTTTTCTCTGCAGGAATGTCGGACCACAGATACGGCGACGGGGGATCCACCTTCCAGAGCACGACTGGCCACTGCGTCCACATGAGAGGTCTGCCTTACAGAGCTACGGAGAACGACATCTATAAT TTCTTCTCACCTCTGAACCCTGTAAGAGTACACATTGAAATCGGACCAGATGGCAGAGTAACTGGAGAGGCAGACGTTGAATTTGCTACTCATGAGGATGCAGTGGCCGCAATGTCCAAAGACAAAGCAAATATGC aacACAGATATGTAGAACTCTTCTTGAATTCTACAGCAGGAGGAAGTGGTGGTGCCTATGGCAGTCAAATGATGGGAGCAATGG TCAAGGAATCGGAAGGGGTAGTCCAAGATTGGAACACTAGCACATTGCCAG GAAGCCAATCCAGTTACGGTGGTCCAGCTAACCAGCAGCTGAGTGGGGGTTACGGAGGAGGATATGGTGGTCAAAGCAGCATGAGTGGATATG ACCCCGGGAGCCAGGGCGCCATGAACAGCAGTTACTACAGCAGCGGGAACCGCGCGTCCATGGGAGTGAACGGCATGGGCGGCATGTCCAACATGTCCAACATGAGTGGTGGCTGGGGAATGTAA
- the HNRNPH1 gene encoding heterogeneous nuclear ribonucleoprotein H isoform X5 has product MDPCHTEETEGEIPGLGFSDRSEQIVSRGVASAFEAATTETETEQSLTPNVMLNTESSEGYVVKVRGLPWSCSTEEVQRFFSDCKILNGALGIRFIYTREGRPSGEAFAELESEEDVKLALKKDRETMGHRYVEVFKSNNVEMDWVLKHTGPNSPDTANDGFVRLRGLPFGCSKEEIVQFFSGLEIVPNGITLPVDFQGRSTGEAFVQFASQEIAEKALKKHKERIGHRYIEIFKSSRAEVRTHYDPPRKLLAMQRPGPYDRPGLTRGYNSLGRGSSLERMRRGAYGGGYGGYDDYNGYNDGYGFGSDRFGREWTLFSAGMSDHRYGDGGSTFQSTTGHCVHMRGLPYRATENDIYNFFSPLNPVRVHIEIGPDGRVTGEADVEFATHEDAVAAMSKDKANMQHRYVELFLNSTAGGSGGAYGSQMMGAMVKESEGVVQDWNTSTLPGSQSSYGGPANQQLSGGYGGGYGGQSSMSGYVDGVYAVAQQGQALGEGCYESA; this is encoded by the exons ATGGACCCTTGTCACACTGAGGAGACCGAGGGCGAGATCCCCGGCTTGG GCTTCAGTGACCGAAGCGAGCAGATTGTTTCACGTGGGGTAGCGTCAGCATTTGAAGCTG CAACCACAGAAACTGAGACGGAGCAGAGCCTCACCCCCAATGTGATGCTCAACACGGAGAGCAGCGAGGGATACGTGGTCAAAGTCAGGGGGCTGCCTTGGTCCTGCTCCACGGAGGAGGTGCAGAGGTTTTTCTCCG ATTGCAAAATTCTAAATGGGGCTTTGGGTATCCGTTTCATCTACACCAGAGAAGGCAGACCAAGTGGAGAAGCATTTGCTGAACTTGAATCAGAGGAGGATGTGAAATTGGCACTgaaaaaggacagagaaacaaTGGGACACAGATATGTTGAAG TTTTCAAGTCAAACAACGTTGAAATGGATTGGGTTCTGAAGCATACTGGTCCCAACAGCCCTGATACAGCTAATGATGGTTTTGTACGTCTTAGAGGACTCCCATTTGGCTGTAGTAAAGAAGAAATTGTACAGTTTTTTTCAG GGTTGGAAATCGTGCCAAATGGGATAACATTGCCGGTGGACTTCCAGGGGAGGAGTACGGGGGAGGCCTTCGTGCAGTTTGCTTCACAGGAAATAGCTGAAAAGGCTCTaaagaaacacaaggaaagaaTAGGGCACAG GTACATTGAGATCTTCAAGAGTAGCCGAGCGGAAGTGCGCACTCACTACGACCCTCCACGCAAGCTGTTGGCAATGCAGAGACCTGGTCCTTACGACAGACCTGGTCTTACGCGGGGATATAACAGTCTTGGTAGAGGAAGTAGCTTGGAAAGAATGAGACGTGGAGCTTATGGAGGAG GTTATGGAGGTTATGATGACTACAATGGGTATAATGATGGCTATGGTTTTGGTTCTGATAGATTTGGAAGAG AATGGACTCTTTTCTCTGCAGGAATGTCGGACCACAGATACGGCGACGGGGGATCCACCTTCCAGAGCACGACTGGCCACTGCGTCCACATGAGAGGTCTGCCTTACAGAGCTACGGAGAACGACATCTATAAT TTCTTCTCACCTCTGAACCCTGTAAGAGTACACATTGAAATCGGACCAGATGGCAGAGTAACTGGAGAGGCAGACGTTGAATTTGCTACTCATGAGGATGCAGTGGCCGCAATGTCCAAAGACAAAGCAAATATGC aacACAGATATGTAGAACTCTTCTTGAATTCTACAGCAGGAGGAAGTGGTGGTGCCTATGGCAGTCAAATGATGGGAGCAATGG TCAAGGAATCGGAAGGGGTAGTCCAAGATTGGAACACTAGCACATTGCCAG GAAGCCAATCCAGTTACGGTGGTCCAGCTAACCAGCAGCTGAGTGGGGGTTACGGAGGAGGATATGGTGGTCAAAGCAGCATGAGTGGATATG TAGATGGTGTTTACGCGGTGGCCCAGCAAGGACAGGCGTTGGGGGAAGGATGCTACGAGTCTGCCTGA
- the HNRNPH1 gene encoding heterogeneous nuclear ribonucleoprotein H isoform X3 encodes MDPCHTEETEGEIPGLGFSDRSEQIVSRGVASAFEAATTETETEQSLTPNVMLNTESSEGYVVKVRGLPWSCSTEEVQRFFSDCKILNGALGIRFIYTREGRPSGEAFAELESEEDVKLALKKDRETMGHRYVEVFKSNNVEMDWVLKHTGPNSPDTANDGFVRLRGLPFGCSKEEIVQFFSGLEIVPNGITLPVDFQGRSTGEAFVQFASQEIAEKALKKHKERIGHRYIEIFKSSRAEVRTHYDPPRKLLAMQRPGPYDRPGLTRGYNSLGRGSSLERMRRGAYGGGYGGYDDYNGYNDGYGFGSDRFGREWTLFSAGMSDHRYGDGGSTFQSTTGHCVHMRGLPYRATENDIYNFFSPLNPVRVHIEIGPDGRVTGEADVEFATHEDAVAAMSKDKANMQHRYVELFLNSTAGGSGGAYGSQMMGAMVKESEGVVQDWNTSTLPGSQSSYGGPANQQLSGGYGGGYGGQSSMSGYVLGTVDGVYAVAQQGQALGEGCYESA; translated from the exons ATGGACCCTTGTCACACTGAGGAGACCGAGGGCGAGATCCCCGGCTTGG GCTTCAGTGACCGAAGCGAGCAGATTGTTTCACGTGGGGTAGCGTCAGCATTTGAAGCTG CAACCACAGAAACTGAGACGGAGCAGAGCCTCACCCCCAATGTGATGCTCAACACGGAGAGCAGCGAGGGATACGTGGTCAAAGTCAGGGGGCTGCCTTGGTCCTGCTCCACGGAGGAGGTGCAGAGGTTTTTCTCCG ATTGCAAAATTCTAAATGGGGCTTTGGGTATCCGTTTCATCTACACCAGAGAAGGCAGACCAAGTGGAGAAGCATTTGCTGAACTTGAATCAGAGGAGGATGTGAAATTGGCACTgaaaaaggacagagaaacaaTGGGACACAGATATGTTGAAG TTTTCAAGTCAAACAACGTTGAAATGGATTGGGTTCTGAAGCATACTGGTCCCAACAGCCCTGATACAGCTAATGATGGTTTTGTACGTCTTAGAGGACTCCCATTTGGCTGTAGTAAAGAAGAAATTGTACAGTTTTTTTCAG GGTTGGAAATCGTGCCAAATGGGATAACATTGCCGGTGGACTTCCAGGGGAGGAGTACGGGGGAGGCCTTCGTGCAGTTTGCTTCACAGGAAATAGCTGAAAAGGCTCTaaagaaacacaaggaaagaaTAGGGCACAG GTACATTGAGATCTTCAAGAGTAGCCGAGCGGAAGTGCGCACTCACTACGACCCTCCACGCAAGCTGTTGGCAATGCAGAGACCTGGTCCTTACGACAGACCTGGTCTTACGCGGGGATATAACAGTCTTGGTAGAGGAAGTAGCTTGGAAAGAATGAGACGTGGAGCTTATGGAGGAG GTTATGGAGGTTATGATGACTACAATGGGTATAATGATGGCTATGGTTTTGGTTCTGATAGATTTGGAAGAG AATGGACTCTTTTCTCTGCAGGAATGTCGGACCACAGATACGGCGACGGGGGATCCACCTTCCAGAGCACGACTGGCCACTGCGTCCACATGAGAGGTCTGCCTTACAGAGCTACGGAGAACGACATCTATAAT TTCTTCTCACCTCTGAACCCTGTAAGAGTACACATTGAAATCGGACCAGATGGCAGAGTAACTGGAGAGGCAGACGTTGAATTTGCTACTCATGAGGATGCAGTGGCCGCAATGTCCAAAGACAAAGCAAATATGC aacACAGATATGTAGAACTCTTCTTGAATTCTACAGCAGGAGGAAGTGGTGGTGCCTATGGCAGTCAAATGATGGGAGCAATGG TCAAGGAATCGGAAGGGGTAGTCCAAGATTGGAACACTAGCACATTGCCAG GAAGCCAATCCAGTTACGGTGGTCCAGCTAACCAGCAGCTGAGTGGGGGTTACGGAGGAGGATATGGTGGTCAAAGCAGCATGAGTGGATATG TGTTGGGCACAGTAGATGGTGTTTACGCGGTGGCCCAGCAAGGACAGGCGTTGGGGGAAGGATGCTACGAGTCTGCCTGA
- the HNRNPH1 gene encoding heterogeneous nuclear ribonucleoprotein H isoform X7 codes for MDPCHTEETEGEIPGLGFSDRSEQIVSRGVASAFEAATTETETEQSLTPNVMLNTESSEGYVVKVRGLPWSCSTEEVQRFFSDCKILNGALGIRFIYTREGRPSGEAFAELESEEDVKLALKKDRETMGHRYVEVFKSNNVEMDWVLKHTGPNSPDTANDGFVRLRGLPFGCSKEEIVQFFSGLEIVPNGITLPVDFQGRSTGEAFVQFASQEIAEKALKKHKERIGHRYIEIFKSSRAEVRTHYDPPRKLLAMQRPGPYDRPGLTRGYNSLGRGSSLERMRRGAYGGGYGGYDDYNGYNDGYGFGSDRFGREWTLFSAGMSDHRYGDGGSTFQSTTGHCVHMRGLPYRATENDIYNFFSPLNPVRVHIEIGPDGRVTGEADVEFATHEDAVAAMSKDKANMQHRYVELFLNSTAGGSGGAYGSQMMGAMVKESEGVVQDWNTSTLPGSQSSYGGPANQQLSGGYGGGYGGQSSMSGYDGVYAVAQQGQALGEGCYESA; via the exons ATGGACCCTTGTCACACTGAGGAGACCGAGGGCGAGATCCCCGGCTTGG GCTTCAGTGACCGAAGCGAGCAGATTGTTTCACGTGGGGTAGCGTCAGCATTTGAAGCTG CAACCACAGAAACTGAGACGGAGCAGAGCCTCACCCCCAATGTGATGCTCAACACGGAGAGCAGCGAGGGATACGTGGTCAAAGTCAGGGGGCTGCCTTGGTCCTGCTCCACGGAGGAGGTGCAGAGGTTTTTCTCCG ATTGCAAAATTCTAAATGGGGCTTTGGGTATCCGTTTCATCTACACCAGAGAAGGCAGACCAAGTGGAGAAGCATTTGCTGAACTTGAATCAGAGGAGGATGTGAAATTGGCACTgaaaaaggacagagaaacaaTGGGACACAGATATGTTGAAG TTTTCAAGTCAAACAACGTTGAAATGGATTGGGTTCTGAAGCATACTGGTCCCAACAGCCCTGATACAGCTAATGATGGTTTTGTACGTCTTAGAGGACTCCCATTTGGCTGTAGTAAAGAAGAAATTGTACAGTTTTTTTCAG GGTTGGAAATCGTGCCAAATGGGATAACATTGCCGGTGGACTTCCAGGGGAGGAGTACGGGGGAGGCCTTCGTGCAGTTTGCTTCACAGGAAATAGCTGAAAAGGCTCTaaagaaacacaaggaaagaaTAGGGCACAG GTACATTGAGATCTTCAAGAGTAGCCGAGCGGAAGTGCGCACTCACTACGACCCTCCACGCAAGCTGTTGGCAATGCAGAGACCTGGTCCTTACGACAGACCTGGTCTTACGCGGGGATATAACAGTCTTGGTAGAGGAAGTAGCTTGGAAAGAATGAGACGTGGAGCTTATGGAGGAG GTTATGGAGGTTATGATGACTACAATGGGTATAATGATGGCTATGGTTTTGGTTCTGATAGATTTGGAAGAG AATGGACTCTTTTCTCTGCAGGAATGTCGGACCACAGATACGGCGACGGGGGATCCACCTTCCAGAGCACGACTGGCCACTGCGTCCACATGAGAGGTCTGCCTTACAGAGCTACGGAGAACGACATCTATAAT TTCTTCTCACCTCTGAACCCTGTAAGAGTACACATTGAAATCGGACCAGATGGCAGAGTAACTGGAGAGGCAGACGTTGAATTTGCTACTCATGAGGATGCAGTGGCCGCAATGTCCAAAGACAAAGCAAATATGC aacACAGATATGTAGAACTCTTCTTGAATTCTACAGCAGGAGGAAGTGGTGGTGCCTATGGCAGTCAAATGATGGGAGCAATGG TCAAGGAATCGGAAGGGGTAGTCCAAGATTGGAACACTAGCACATTGCCAG GAAGCCAATCCAGTTACGGTGGTCCAGCTAACCAGCAGCTGAGTGGGGGTTACGGAGGAGGATATGGTGGTCAAAGCAGCATGAGTGGATATG ATGGTGTTTACGCGGTGGCCCAGCAAGGACAGGCGTTGGGGGAAGGATGCTACGAGTCTGCCTGA
- the HNRNPH1 gene encoding heterogeneous nuclear ribonucleoprotein H isoform X9, with protein MDPCHTEETEGEIPGLGFSDRSEQIVSRGVASAFEAATTETETEQSLTPNVMLNTESSEGYVVKVRGLPWSCSTEEVQRFFSDCKILNGALGIRFIYTREGRPSGEAFAELESEEDVKLALKKDRETMGHRYVEVFKSNNVEMDWVLKHTGPNSPDTANDGFVRLRGLPFGCSKEEIVQFFSGLEIVPNGITLPVDFQGRSTGEAFVQFASQEIAEKALKKHKERIGHRYIEIFKSSRAEVRTHYDPPRKLLAMQRPGPYDRPGLTRGYNSLGRGSSLERMRRGAYGGGYGGYDDYNGYNDGYGFGSDRFGREWTLFSAGMSDHRYGDGGSTFQSTTGHCVHMRGLPYRATENDIYNFFSPLNPVRVHIEIGPDGRVTGEADVEFATHEDAVAAMSKDKANMQHRYVELFLNSTAGGSGGAYGSQMMGAMGSQSSYGGPANQQLSGGYGGGYGGQSSMSGYVLGTVDGVYAVAQQGQALGEGCYESA; from the exons ATGGACCCTTGTCACACTGAGGAGACCGAGGGCGAGATCCCCGGCTTGG GCTTCAGTGACCGAAGCGAGCAGATTGTTTCACGTGGGGTAGCGTCAGCATTTGAAGCTG CAACCACAGAAACTGAGACGGAGCAGAGCCTCACCCCCAATGTGATGCTCAACACGGAGAGCAGCGAGGGATACGTGGTCAAAGTCAGGGGGCTGCCTTGGTCCTGCTCCACGGAGGAGGTGCAGAGGTTTTTCTCCG ATTGCAAAATTCTAAATGGGGCTTTGGGTATCCGTTTCATCTACACCAGAGAAGGCAGACCAAGTGGAGAAGCATTTGCTGAACTTGAATCAGAGGAGGATGTGAAATTGGCACTgaaaaaggacagagaaacaaTGGGACACAGATATGTTGAAG TTTTCAAGTCAAACAACGTTGAAATGGATTGGGTTCTGAAGCATACTGGTCCCAACAGCCCTGATACAGCTAATGATGGTTTTGTACGTCTTAGAGGACTCCCATTTGGCTGTAGTAAAGAAGAAATTGTACAGTTTTTTTCAG GGTTGGAAATCGTGCCAAATGGGATAACATTGCCGGTGGACTTCCAGGGGAGGAGTACGGGGGAGGCCTTCGTGCAGTTTGCTTCACAGGAAATAGCTGAAAAGGCTCTaaagaaacacaaggaaagaaTAGGGCACAG GTACATTGAGATCTTCAAGAGTAGCCGAGCGGAAGTGCGCACTCACTACGACCCTCCACGCAAGCTGTTGGCAATGCAGAGACCTGGTCCTTACGACAGACCTGGTCTTACGCGGGGATATAACAGTCTTGGTAGAGGAAGTAGCTTGGAAAGAATGAGACGTGGAGCTTATGGAGGAG GTTATGGAGGTTATGATGACTACAATGGGTATAATGATGGCTATGGTTTTGGTTCTGATAGATTTGGAAGAG AATGGACTCTTTTCTCTGCAGGAATGTCGGACCACAGATACGGCGACGGGGGATCCACCTTCCAGAGCACGACTGGCCACTGCGTCCACATGAGAGGTCTGCCTTACAGAGCTACGGAGAACGACATCTATAAT TTCTTCTCACCTCTGAACCCTGTAAGAGTACACATTGAAATCGGACCAGATGGCAGAGTAACTGGAGAGGCAGACGTTGAATTTGCTACTCATGAGGATGCAGTGGCCGCAATGTCCAAAGACAAAGCAAATATGC aacACAGATATGTAGAACTCTTCTTGAATTCTACAGCAGGAGGAAGTGGTGGTGCCTATGGCAGTCAAATGATGGGAGCAATGG GAAGCCAATCCAGTTACGGTGGTCCAGCTAACCAGCAGCTGAGTGGGGGTTACGGAGGAGGATATGGTGGTCAAAGCAGCATGAGTGGATATG TGTTGGGCACAGTAGATGGTGTTTACGCGGTGGCCCAGCAAGGACAGGCGTTGGGGGAAGGATGCTACGAGTCTGCCTGA
- the HNRNPH1 gene encoding heterogeneous nuclear ribonucleoprotein H isoform X12 — MDPCHTEETEGEIPGLGFSDRSEQIVSRGVASAFEAATTETETEQSLTPNVMLNTESSEGYVVKVRGLPWSCSTEEVQRFFSDCKILNGALGIRFIYTREGRPSGEAFAELESEEDVKLALKKDRETMGHRYVEVFKSNNVEMDWVLKHTGPNSPDTANDGFVRLRGLPFGCSKEEIVQFFSGLEIVPNGITLPVDFQGRSTGEAFVQFASQEIAEKALKKHKERIGHRYIEIFKSSRAEVRTHYDPPRKLLAMQRPGPYDRPGLTRGYNSLGRGSSLERMRRGAYGGGYGGYDDYNGYNDGYGFGSDRFGREWTLFSAGMSDHRYGDGGSTFQSTTGHCVHMRGLPYRATENDIYNFFSPLNPVRVHIEIGPDGRVTGEADVEFATHEDAVAAMSKDKANMQHRYVELFLNSTAGGSGGAYGSQMMGAMGSQSSYGGPANQQLSGGYGGGYGGQSSMSGYDGVYAVAQQGQALGEGCYESA; from the exons ATGGACCCTTGTCACACTGAGGAGACCGAGGGCGAGATCCCCGGCTTGG GCTTCAGTGACCGAAGCGAGCAGATTGTTTCACGTGGGGTAGCGTCAGCATTTGAAGCTG CAACCACAGAAACTGAGACGGAGCAGAGCCTCACCCCCAATGTGATGCTCAACACGGAGAGCAGCGAGGGATACGTGGTCAAAGTCAGGGGGCTGCCTTGGTCCTGCTCCACGGAGGAGGTGCAGAGGTTTTTCTCCG ATTGCAAAATTCTAAATGGGGCTTTGGGTATCCGTTTCATCTACACCAGAGAAGGCAGACCAAGTGGAGAAGCATTTGCTGAACTTGAATCAGAGGAGGATGTGAAATTGGCACTgaaaaaggacagagaaacaaTGGGACACAGATATGTTGAAG TTTTCAAGTCAAACAACGTTGAAATGGATTGGGTTCTGAAGCATACTGGTCCCAACAGCCCTGATACAGCTAATGATGGTTTTGTACGTCTTAGAGGACTCCCATTTGGCTGTAGTAAAGAAGAAATTGTACAGTTTTTTTCAG GGTTGGAAATCGTGCCAAATGGGATAACATTGCCGGTGGACTTCCAGGGGAGGAGTACGGGGGAGGCCTTCGTGCAGTTTGCTTCACAGGAAATAGCTGAAAAGGCTCTaaagaaacacaaggaaagaaTAGGGCACAG GTACATTGAGATCTTCAAGAGTAGCCGAGCGGAAGTGCGCACTCACTACGACCCTCCACGCAAGCTGTTGGCAATGCAGAGACCTGGTCCTTACGACAGACCTGGTCTTACGCGGGGATATAACAGTCTTGGTAGAGGAAGTAGCTTGGAAAGAATGAGACGTGGAGCTTATGGAGGAG GTTATGGAGGTTATGATGACTACAATGGGTATAATGATGGCTATGGTTTTGGTTCTGATAGATTTGGAAGAG AATGGACTCTTTTCTCTGCAGGAATGTCGGACCACAGATACGGCGACGGGGGATCCACCTTCCAGAGCACGACTGGCCACTGCGTCCACATGAGAGGTCTGCCTTACAGAGCTACGGAGAACGACATCTATAAT TTCTTCTCACCTCTGAACCCTGTAAGAGTACACATTGAAATCGGACCAGATGGCAGAGTAACTGGAGAGGCAGACGTTGAATTTGCTACTCATGAGGATGCAGTGGCCGCAATGTCCAAAGACAAAGCAAATATGC aacACAGATATGTAGAACTCTTCTTGAATTCTACAGCAGGAGGAAGTGGTGGTGCCTATGGCAGTCAAATGATGGGAGCAATGG GAAGCCAATCCAGTTACGGTGGTCCAGCTAACCAGCAGCTGAGTGGGGGTTACGGAGGAGGATATGGTGGTCAAAGCAGCATGAGTGGATATG ATGGTGTTTACGCGGTGGCCCAGCAAGGACAGGCGTTGGGGGAAGGATGCTACGAGTCTGCCTGA